The Monodelphis domestica isolate mMonDom1 chromosome 5, mMonDom1.pri, whole genome shotgun sequence DNA segment AGTGGAGAGGGGTGGCGGGGAGAGCACAGACGCTTCTGAGGCCCAGGAGCAAGGCCTTGGCGTCCACAGGGCACCCGCTCTCCCCTGGGGAAGCTTGGCTGGGGCTGACTGCCCATCGGCATTTCTCACGAGGCTCAGATGTGGGGAGGGAAGCTTGGGGAGAGCCCTGCCCCTTTCCCCGTCCCCCAGACCTCTCTTTTCCTGCCTTGGCCAGGATTATCCCAAGAATAGGCACCCTGGCTGGAGTAGAGGTTCCGTGGCGTACCATGCAGGTAACTAGAGGGCCCCTGGGCCGGGGGTTGGGGGCCTCGTCCTCCCTCCTCTGGTTGGCCTTGGTGCAGGGAAACCTTGGTTTctatgtccccccccccccatgtgtcTGCCTGACTCTCCGAGCATGGGGGGTTTCCTCTCAGCCCTGGGCAGGGGGAGCTCTGGGACATTCCAGGGCTCTGAGCTGGCCTTCTCCCCACATGCTCTTACAGTCTGCCTTTTCCTCTTGGGTTTTGACTCCTTTGGGCACTTTTCTAATCTGgaattttcttctaaaatttgctttaaatttcctttttttggttttacaAAACTGACAAATGCCAGCTTTTCCTTATACCAAGAGCTCCTTACTCCATTTGGCCTGTTTGATCTTGATAAATCCTCACCTCCCATTCTAGAATCCGTCcagggtattggttccaaaacacaAGGGCTAGGCAGGCAacggggctcaagtgacttgaacagggtcacccaacaagttagtgtctgaggcccgatttgaacccaggacctcctctctccatcccctgagccccCAGATGCCCCCATATGGCCTGTTTTTAACCTTGTAGTGCCAGCGCTGCCCTGCTGGACCCCCCTTTGCTCCCTGGAGGGGCCGTGCCCTCTTTGCCTGCCCCTCTGCTGCTCATGCCAGTGCCCGGGGCCTTAGTCCTCCAGTCACTGGATGATGGGCCTGGCTGTGTCCTCACTGCTAGAACGAGGACAGTGAAGCCTGCCCGGCTGGCAGAATCCTCCCGGAGGTTTGGAGGACCCGAGAAGCCGGCCAGGCCCCGGCCTACAAGtgagttctctccctccctccggCCTCTACTCAGATGACGGGAAAATCTTCCACGGAAGCGGCGTGGGGGATCCTTTCGGGCCTCGATGTTACAAAGGAGACATCATGGGCTGCGGGATCATGTTTCCTCGAGACTACATTCTGGACAGCGAAGGTGAGCAGGCGACGGGAGGGGGGCTGCAGGCGCCCGGCCCAGGCTGTGCTCACCCGGCTTGCTCTTCTAGGAGACAGTGACGACAGTTGTGACACAGTGATCCTGTCTCCCACGCCTCGGGCCGTCCGCAATGTCATGTACCTGcaccaggagggggaagaggaggaggaggaggaggaagaggaggaggaggaggaggatggagaaGAGATGGAGCAAGGGCATGAGGGCAAAAAGGTGGTGGTACGTGTGGGTGGCTGTGGGTCTGAGGGGGGCCCCAGAGGGACtcagagattgggggggggggtcctgggccCAGCCCCTGCACTCTTGCTGGGCTGTGGCAGAAGAAGGTCCGAGGAGGCCGGGGCAGGGATTCTCGTTTGCCAGCCCCGCACGCCCTCTTGTGGTTGCTCTTCTCTCCTGCTTGCCGGGGTGGGCACCTTGGCAGAATGCTTCAGGCACTCCTGGCTTCTTGTCCCCACAGGTGTTCTTCACCCGCAACGGCAAAATCATCGGCAAGAAAGATGCTCTCGTGCCCCCTGGAGGCTTCTTCCCCACCATTGGGATGCTGAGCAGTGGGGAGAAGGTCAAAGTGGACCTGCACCCTCTGAGCGGCTAGGGCTTCTGTGGGCacccctttttcctcctcctgcCGGGACCATCTACCAGTTCGTGgcctctccttcctgccttcttccttcccctgctcCCCTTTTCCAGGGTTCGAGGAGGCCTTCGTTCCACCTCATGCCTTGGCGGAATGCCAGGCCGAGTCCCTGCTGAGTCTGGCAGCTGCCTGGCATCTGCCTCTCTGGTCCCGGTGCCCCCTTCATCATCATTACTTAGGGCCAAAGCCCCAGTACAACAGGGATGTGCCAGCGGGCTGTGCGCACCTTGGTTTTTTGCCAATGGCTCCAAGGTGCCATCCCCACCAGACTCCTGGCTCCCTGGTCAAAGGAGGAGTCCCAGGGCCACAACTAAGCGACAATATCTTTCCTTGAGCCCGAAGCCACGGCCAGATCCCCCACGGGACACCTAGCCATCCGTGAGATGTGGCTGTGCCCCGAGGACCTCTCCGCTGAATGTCAGAGATTCCCTGCTCCGGTCTGTCCCTCCTCCAGCCCCTGCTGGCAGGGCTTGGGGTGAGCCTTTTTGCTGGTCCTGACCCATTCCTGGTGGCCAGGGACAGTCACTGTTCTTTCTTCTGAGGTCTGGGAGATGCCCGGCTCCTGTCTCTGCAGCCCCACAAAACAGCCTGGTGCCAAGAGTGTGTGGGGAAGGTGTGGCGCCCCCGCGGGTATGCCCGGGTGGCCTGCCTCGGCCCTCCCTTTCCCGGTGTTGCCCTCCCACTGTCCCCTGGAGGTGTGGGCCGTCTGCTTGCTGCTTGTTCCAGTCGCCTGGTTTGCGTCAGTGTTTGGATCCCAGCTCTCGTGCTCTCTCCCCGACCCCCTTCCCCTGGCTATGGCGGGGGACAGGAACCCCTTGCCCTGGCTGGCACAGAAGGAATGGGGCCTGGGGAGGAGAAGGGGCTGAGCTGCTGTGCTGCTGGGGGACCCTGCCCTCTGGCTCCCCCCGTCCCCTGCACTATGATGTATGAAATGAATGTACAGACCAGAGTTGTTTATACGGCCAATAAAGATGGAGTTTCCATATTTATCAGGATATCCACCAGGGCCTTGGCAGGAGGGGTTGGGCGAGGGATGACGGGGCCAACGCGGACTGAAGCTCATAGAAATTCTTTATTAGACAAAAATAGACTCTTTTTCTTCATAGAACCTCTTCCTGGTCCTGCTTTCTCTGGTCGGTAGGAGGAAGCAGGAGGGGGACCCAAGgccccccccttccctttctccctttgccCATGCAGGCTCCAGGCAGGACGTCCTGGGCCCCTCCCCAGTACTTCAgagctctccccctcccctctgctCACCTACAGTTTCCATCTATGCTGGCTCACTCCCTCCAGTGTGTGGTGGTCAGGCTGGGGGTGGTGTGGGGGCGGGGAGTGGGGAGAGTCAGGGAGCCCCTCGTGGGGCCCTGGCTGTGAATCCAGGTGAGGGAAGATCAGTGGGGGCTGAAGGGGCAGGCGCGGGCCGGGGCTTCGGCCTCTTCACTTCCTTTGTCCCAGCAGAACTTTGGTGATGAAAGTGACGATGGCCACGGCTGGCTGGTCTGGGTCAAGCTCCGAAAAAAGATGACACACGTTTTCCCAGGGGCTGCCCGGCTTCCTGGCCACGAAACCGAAGATCCTGGGGAACCAGGGGGTAGAGATGAGGGGGTTGCCGAGGGTTTAGGGGTGCCCGGGGCGCGGGGCTGAGGGGCCACACTTACTTGGAGGTGCTTCCGTCTGCGTTGGTCCATCTACGGGGGAAGAAAAAAGGGCCCGTGTGAGAGGGACGGATCTCCTCGGAGGGGGGATGGGGCGGAGCAGGGCACTCACCGTCGGTCCTGAGGGTCTGTGCTGCAGAAGGTGACGCTGTTCACGGGGTAATGTCTCCGGAAGAAGAGCCTAGAAATGGAGGCCAAGGGGTTGGGATGACGGCGGCCCGGAGGGGGCGGAGGCCGCGCTGCCCAGGCGCCCAGAGACTCACTTCCGATGGTTGTCCGTCAAAGTGATGCCTTGGGCCGAGACCTTGAAGTGCACGGTGACTGGCGTCGGGGCGGGGCTGCAGCTCAGGGCTGCCGAGCTGGCCCGGGCCACCGCCTGGGGGCCCGTCAGGGACTCGGTCTCCACCGAGGTCAGATACAGCACGCTGCAGGCTGCAGGGGCGGCAGGACGTGTGAGGGGAAGGACAGGCGCCCTCCTTCCCAGCATCCCCTGCGGACGAACGGAGGGCTTCTGCCTGAGGAACCCACCCGCGGGTCCCTGCCAAATTCGGGGGGAGGGACGCTTGTACCTGCCCCCTGCCGCAGGAGGTCGGACGCAGTGCTCATGTTGGCGTGCACCAGCACGTCGGGGGTCTTGTCCAGGGGATCTGGGACGGTGAGGGGGGGCCAAGACAATGTGGTCAGAggagaccctggccaagtcaccagCCGCCAGGGCCCGCCCGCCCGCCCTCCAAGATGACGGTCAGGGTTTTAAAAGGCAAACGCCGCACCCACCTTTACTGGGGATTCGGAGGCAGCAGGGAAGAGAGATGGGAGCAATGGAGTGCTGGGACACCAGGGCGGACAGGCTGCCTGGAGACGGAGGAGGCTGTCAGGAGCCGCGCTTCCCGGCTCCGAGTCAGACCCAGGAGCTCCCAGAggaccctccctccccccaggcGTCTCACCAAAGTGGGGCTCCGTGGGGCAGCCCTTGATTTTCACCCCTTTGGGCCCCGTCTCGATGAGGAAGTGCCGCACCAGCTGTTCGGAGGGGTCGCCTGCGGGGTGGTCAGGAAATGATGCTGAGGGGGTCGGTCTGCCCCAGGGTGCTCTGCCTCCACCCCCCGAAAGAGAAGCAGGCGGgctcccctccctgccccctggCTCACCTTTCCAGGCCTGGGCGCTGGGTGGGGGGGTGGCCACCTTGAGGGCCAGCCCGTAGGCCCCCTGGAAGGAATGACTGTCCCGGATGAGGAAGGCTCCGGGCTCCTGGTCCTTCAGCAGGGAGAtggctgggggagggaggaaggatgtgGAGGAGTCCCGCCCctgccccgcccccgccccgcccccacgGGGGCGCCCTGGTCTTCTTACCCTGGTCTCTGGACAGGTGGGGCTTGTACCAGAACTTGGACGTGTCCTGCACAAACTTGACGTTGCTCTGGCTCTCCAGGGGAGGGGGTTCTGGAAGCACACAGGACAGCCATGGGGAAGCCCCCAACACAAGCTCCCCACGATGGGCCGAGCACGGCCCGgggtccctcccctccccccggcCTTCCGGGGATACCTGGAGAGCTGGGGGCCTCGTCGGGGAGCGGTGGAGCGAAGGTGACGTGGTGGGCAGCCCCTCTGCCCGGGGGAGACGCCTGCTCTCCGCCCCACGGTCGGCCGGCCGGCTGCCCACTGGCGGGCGGGTGCCGTTTCTCCGGCAGGGGGGGCTGGGCCGTGCCATTGGACTCATAGGACGCGGCCAGAGGAAAGGCGGGCGTGGGTGAGCTCTGTGGGGGCTCGGGGGCAGCCACAAGCCAGGGCATCTGGACGGGCACAGGGGTGAGGGGGGACCCGTCCGGGCTGTCTGAGGGACCGCGAGGACCCTGCCAGGGGGCATGACGGAGGCCCGGCAGCGTGGTGGGCACCGGCGTCCGGGGGCTCCTCTCGGGGGGCCAGGCCCTGGGGGAGCTGGAAGGAGAGGCTGCGTGGAGAGGGCTGGGGGGGGCAGGGTCCGTCCCACCGGCAGAGGGCGGCTCTGGAGCCTTTTTGGCGTTCTGGGGAGCCGAGAGCGCGGCTTCTCCTGGGTTCGGTCTCAAGGCAGGGGCCAGGCTGGGGGACCGACTCTCTCGGGTCTGGGGGCtgtgaagaaagggaaggaggggcagAATCAGCAGAGCGAACTGCGCCTTCTCCACCCCATTGAGGGGCGGAGCTAGAAAATGCCAGCCTTTCGGCGGGCCCCTGGGCCCACCCGATGCCCGCTTCCTCCTGTACCTTTCCTTGCCCTGGACTGGGCTGCTGGTATGAAGAGGGGTCGGGGAGCCAGACAGATCCGATGGAGAACTCTCCATGCCCTGGGCGTTTGGGGTTGGCTGCGGGAGAGGGATGTGCCCATTGGGGCCCTCCTGCCATAAGCCTGGTTCGGGCGAATCTGCAGAAGGGGGATCATGGGAGGGTGAAGGAAAATACAGGGGGGCAAACAATCCAtcacctccctccacccctccccagGCCCTCGGCTCCTCCCGAGCCTCTCCCGGGACCCTCCTCTGGATGTTACTCACCTGGAGGTGCCAGGCGGCCTGGGTGGGGCAGGTGCCCCGGCAATGGGTACCCATCCCCGCCCTCCTCAGGAGGGATCTCGTAACTCAGCTTGCTGGATGGTGGGTAGGAGGAGCCAGGGCAGGGAGGGTGGCCTCCAGGGTTGGGATAGCCTCTGCTCTCACTGGGTGATGCGTAGCCCCGGGAGGGCCGCCCATACGTGGGGCAGTACCCGGGCATGGCTCCCCCACTGCTGTATGCCACCAGGGCAGGGTACCCTGGATGCCCGTACCTTCCTTCAGGGCAGAGAGCATAGGGGTACCCCTCGTGGCCGTCCTCTCCGGCCTTAGGCTGCTTCAGGCAATTGTAGTCAGGCACTGCAGCATGGTGGTGTCCATAAGTGGGCATTAGCAATGGCACCGGGTGCCTAGACCGAAGAGGGTGCAAAAGGGGCTTCCCTGGCTCTCCCGCCCACCCCTCGCCCGTCTCCCTCTCCAGTCGGAGGCCATAGAGGGCGGCTGTGGGCAGTGCCAGTTTCTCTTCACAGGCCGGGCACGAGCACAAAGCGGGCAGACCCCCGTCCTCCAAGATCACTACGTCTCGATAGCCAGGCAGGCGGTAGCCAAATTCCCCATTGGCCTGTTTGCCCAGCTTGGGTGGGTAAGGGTACGGCCCCTCGGACAGAGATCGGCAAAGCTGTCTCTTCTCCAGGGGCACTTCCCCATAGCCCGGAGGGAGGGCCTCGTAACCCCCATAGGCGAGCCGCCTTCTTTCTAAGGTCC contains these protein-coding regions:
- the TNS2 gene encoding tensin-2 isoform X8, with amino-acid sequence MERRWDLDLTYVTERILAAAFPGRFEEQRHRGHIRELAHLLQSKHRDNYLLFNLSEKRHDLNRLNPKVQDFGWPDLHAPPLDKLCSICKAMETWLSSSPQHVVVLYCKGNKAKLGVIVAAYMHYSKISASEDQALATLTMRKFCEDKVASEFQPSQRRYISYFSGLLSGSIRMNSSPLFLHHVLMPVLPAFEPGAGYQPFLKIYQSMQLVYTSGIYHISNPGPQQLCISLEPALLLKGDVLVTCYHKGGRESERSLVFRVQFHTCTIHGPHLTFSKDQLDEAWTDERFPFQACVEFVFSSGPEKIKGREPPRNDASVSVDYNTTDSAIRWDSYENFNQHPEDGGDGSPTHTRGPLDGSPYAQVRRAPRPSPEERHPPPPLLSVSSDSGHSSTLTTEPPADSPSRPPPTPAERQELERLLGGCGIGGVGRGVGRETAILDEEDQLLPGRGAPLGVYPSQRPGLSRHCSCRHGYREPCGAPNGGGYYRPEGTLERRRLAYGGYEALPPGYGEVPLEKRQLCRSLSEGPYPYPPKLGKQANGEFGYRLPGYRDVVILEDGGLPALCSCPACEEKLALPTAALYGLRLERETGEGWAGEPGKPLLHPLRSRHPVPLLMPTYGHHHAAVPDYNCLKQPKAGEDGHEGYPYALCPEGRYGHPGYPALVAYSSGGAMPGYCPTYGRPSRGYASPSESRGYPNPGGHPPCPGSSYPPSSKLSYEIPPEEGGDGYPLPGHLPHPGRLAPPDSPEPGLWQEGPNGHIPLPQPTPNAQGMESSPSDLSGSPTPLHTSSPVQGKESPQTRESRSPSLAPALRPNPGEAALSAPQNAKKAPEPPSAGGTDPAPPSPLHAASPSSSPRAWPPERSPRTPVPTTLPGLRHAPWQGPRGPSDSPDGSPLTPVPVQMPWLVAAPEPPQSSPTPAFPLAASYESNGTAQPPLPEKRHPPASGQPAGRPWGGEQASPPGRGAAHHVTFAPPLPDEAPSSPEPPPLESQSNVKFVQDTSKFWYKPHLSRDQAISLLKDQEPGAFLIRDSHSFQGAYGLALKVATPPPSAQAWKGDPSEQLVRHFLIETGPKGVKIKGCPTEPHFGSLSALVSQHSIAPISLPCCLRIPSKDPLDKTPDVLVHANMSTASDLLRQGAACSVLYLTSVETESLTGPQAVARASSAALSCSPAPTPVTVHFKVSAQGITLTDNHRKLFFRRHYPVNSVTFCSTDPQDRRWTNADGSTSKIFGFVARKPGSPWENVCHLFSELDPDQPAVAIVTFITKVLLGQRK
- the TNS2 gene encoding tensin-2 isoform X2 encodes the protein MGWAGGSPCCCCCCPPRSRPAGRPPKPGKAEPHSFREKVFRKKPPACTACKVTVDGSGLVCRVCKAAAHRKCEAKVTTACQAPPPVELRRNTAPVRRIEHLGSTKSLNHSKQRSTLPRSFSLDPLMERRWDLDLTYVTERILAAAFPGRFEEQRHRGHIRELAHLLQSKHRDNYLLFNLSEKRHDLNRLNPKVQDFGWPDLHAPPLDKLCSICKAMETWLSSSPQHVVVLYCKGNKAKLGVIVAAYMHYSKISASEDQALATLTMRKFCEDKVASEFQPSQRRYISYFSGLLSGSIRMNSSPLFLHHVLMPVLPAFEPGAGYQPFLKIYQSMQLVYTSGIYHISNPGPQQLCISLEPALLLKGDVLVTCYHKGGRESERSLVFRVQFHTCTIHGPHLTFSKDQLDEAWTDERFPFQACVEFVFSSGPEKIKGREPPRNDASVSVDYNTTDSAIRWDSYENFNQHPEDGGDGSPTHTRGPLDGSPYAQVRRAPRPSPEERHPPPPLLSVSSDSGHSSTLTTEPPADSPSRPPPTPAERQELERLLGGCGIGGVGRGVGRETAILDEEDQLLPGRGAPLGVYPSQRPGLSRHCSCRHGYREPCGAPNGGGYYRPEGTLERRRLAYGGYEALPPGYGEVPLEKRQLCRSLSEGPYPYPPKLGKQANGEFGYRLPGYRDVVILEDGGLPALCSCPACEEKLALPTAALYGLRLERETGEGWAGEPGKPLLHPLRSRHPVPLLMPTYGHHHAAVPDYNCLKQPKAGEDGHEGYPYALCPEGRYGHPGYPALVAYSSGGAMPGYCPTYGRPSRGYASPSESRGYPNPGGHPPCPGSSYPPSSKLSYEIPPEEGGDGYPLPGHLPHPGRLAPPDSPEPGLWQEGPNGHIPLPQPTPNAQGMESSPSDLSGSPTPLHTSSPVQGKESPQTRESRSPSLAPALRPNPGEAALSAPQNAKKAPEPPSAGGTDPAPPSPLHAASPSSSPRAWPPERSPRTPVPTTLPGLRHAPWQGPRGPSDSPDGSPLTPVPVQMPWLVAAPEPPQSSPTPAFPLAASYESNGTAQPPLPEKRHPPASGQPAGRPWGGEQASPPGRGAAHHVTFAPPLPDEAPSSPEPPPLESQSNVKFVQDTSKFWYKPHLSRDQAISLLKDQEPGAFLIRDSHSFQGAYGLALKVATPPPSAQAWKGDPSEQLVRHFLIETGPKGVKIKGCPTEPHFGSLSALVSQHSIAPISLPCCLRIPSKDPLDKTPDVLVHANMSTASDLLRQGAACSVLYLTSVETESLTGPQAVARASSAALSCSPAPTPVTVHFKVSAQGITLTDNHRKLFFRRHYPVNSVTFCSTDPQDRRWTNADGSTSKIFGFVARKPGSPWENVCHLFSELDPDQPAVAIVTFITKVLLGQRK